AAGGCACACCGAATTGTACCATAACAGAGTCAGTGTCCCCATAAATAACCTAGAAAATTGATCATTAAGTTGTCAACTAAAGAATAAAATTGATATCTGTGTTATGTTTCATAAAATTGCCACTCCAGGAAGATAAACCCACCGAGGACGCCTCCCTCCACAACATGTAAGACAAATCGATAGAGTGAGAGATCGAAGGGGCTGCTTCCTTCGAATCCTTGTCCTGGCAAAGCCTGACCTCTATTCTCTTCGATTCTCCATCGTAATCAATCCAAGAATGCAATTTTTCTCCTCTGCTGAGGATGAGAAGCAAACCATCGTCGGAAAGATTACTGCTTTTTGTCAAAAGTTCTCCGCCAACATCGACTTCGACGAGGCTTGCTGTCGTCATGAACTTCACTGCAACGACACTGGTCGATAACCTAGACCAGTCGCCATTCACCGGTTCAAAGGGAACGCTGACCGGAGATAAAAAGAGAGCTAGGCCTCCGCCATTGCCGGGCGAAACAGAGaacgagaaggaagaagagaacccGGGCTTGGTGCTGAAGAATCTGACTGGTTTCCAGTAAATCATAAGCCCGGAGCTCTTGTTCGCCGCACGCGTCACCCTCACCTCCGAGCTATTCATCTCAGCATCGCCATAGAGGGCAAACTCCGTGGCGAAGCTCCGATTTTTCCCCGACCCAccgaaagagaagaagagagcgTTACCTTCTCCAGTCGATGCGCAGTTCCTAGGTGACAAGGGGGCGACAAGCAGAAGGATGATGGCGAGAATGAGAGTGGAAGCGGTCGAGGATGACGTCATTGGAAAGATCCCTAGGCGAGGTGCAAAATGTGCAAACGACGAAGGAGCAGAAACCCTAAGCACCATGAAGCATGAGGAAAAGACGGAGAAACCAGAAACCAGAAAGCATGAGGAGAAGAAACCCTAAGAGATGGAGCAACCCGCGAGAGGGCAAAGAcggaagggagaggagaagagaaggggaaagagGATATGGATGTGGTCGTTTTCCACAGACCTCACAAGGGAGTCGTGTGTTGAtcttgatcgggagaggaaggggcgtcgatttAGCAAGGGGaaggacggcgcgatataggtttaggtttggagggaagtgttgtaaattttggctaagtatgggtgaaaaaattaaattattttatttatcatagacaccgggttttaaaaaccgctgttaaaatcggtgtctattaacgaaaaaaaaggtgctcatagacatcggataaaaaaccgatgtctatgagcgaaaatcagcgctcatagacatcggtttttggaaaaactagtgtaaaatactcaaagacatcggtttttgcttaaaaccgttgttgttccaccgatgtctatgagggtttttcttgtagtgtgtagatctaatgtagatctaggagtagagaaaCTCATACACGAATTtttaacttcgcacggatccggtggcatgggattcgaggTTTCCACAATGCAAAAaggtggtttttgcggcccgaaaatccctacagaagcacgcgacgattccgagggacgagaagctggagtggaagcctgctcgagaaagttgaaattgagttcgggtgagccttattttggttggttgaaatcacccaagcgagcagagccggagtggaagacccagaccgaggcgagcagcatcgGAGTAGAggacccggaccaaaagtcaactttgttgactttactggtccggacgcccggagccattccgggcgcacGAAACCAAGATCGCGTCAAATGTGACTTGTTAcgaaggggataaaagtttatcctctcccaagcgcctagaacccttccaggcgccccgactaaggctataaatatagccttagtctagaagcttttaatcaactcaagcaattagcatttccaacacttgtatgctttctttCGAGTTTAGCTTCTATTCTTCTGtgcgtcattgctgtaagaggcttctccgccttaaggagatactagtgcgacacattccttggattaacaacctccccggttgtaaccaagtcaaatccgatgcctattctttttattatttttctgtttatttattttatgcaagtgttcttttaaaagttCGTAAAAgggttatattttttttttgtagggcaattcacccctcccctcttgtcggcctccaaagagaccaacaagtggtatcagagcaaggatgtatcaggaggactaaccgccgactgaagcaacgagatggtcggaacgaacatctacccaccaacgttcgagggggagttcgctttttggaagcgacgaatgcagGTCTATTTAAAAactgattttaatatgttattaataatgacgtatggttatgaagctccaaaggatacaaaaggagaagaacttgaggagcatcagtGGACTGACGAGTAACATGATGAAATCATgacaaatggtaaggctgaatccCGCTTTCTGAGTGTACTACCTACCCAGGATCTCGAAAGAGTCAGAAAATACAGAAGTGCAAAAGAAcattgggaaaagttcttgaagttctatgaagaaccatttgaagccgactcctcgatggacaccgagccgttgtcagaagaatccgagatggAGGAAATTACCGGGACAGCCCTAACAGTCGaattccatcccgaggacacagaaaacttatcccagatgagcatcgatgaagggggagaatcttcgaaaGAAAGCAACTCAATAGGGGGAGGATCAAAAGtcaataaggtaagtcaggtacgatctccacctcctgaccaattgCTTAATTCGGTTAAAATACTGTCAAAAGTTTTttcgagaaaaaaaattatattatcgaAACATTTTTgcgaattataaattaaaaataaaacaaagaatagtGAGTTTAAAGAAACTTTAGTAACAGATTGCCGATTAATGAATCTCGACAAACTAATaagagaaaatgacatgttaaaggAACAAATATAATTTTCTGCATGTTCAAAATTCCCTATTTTAAATTTGAGAAATTCTGACaaactaaaatagaaatttaaacttCACTAACCCAAATTGtgattagacttagcgcttttagcaagaaaattaaacagctaatttccttatgaggctttgtctatgaaagtgattgttgcttcaataaccaagaaggtctagtgtctcgctacTGCTTGGAAGTCAAAATActgaaatgaaatgtttaattaactttctgataaaacattaaagttaaaattaaataatactttagaaagtctttcaaatattttttttgcttagaaaaattttcttgcttaagttttctgcttagaaaattctcaaaaataattttgattgcaaaaacttagaaagtttttatgcaaaattgtctaacttagaaatgttttctaaaagtcaatgaaataattttcaaaattttctaagttttaacccttagatttttcatggaaccccattttttatgtgattaaagggggagaaggaaaagtattagtctagggggaagtagaccaatttttcctataatttttctatttttttgtactttattgtaatattagttattttatttttatgtctattaaccctagcttaacttggtttgttcacatcaaaacgggggagattgttggaaccccaaggttgttttggtgtgatcaacaagttaagttaggtcctgtggtgttttaacctgtGTCTAagagtgcaggagcttaggagcgcagggagtcgagcgaaagacgcaactagtgagaaggatggcacgggagagtgcgcctgagggacgaggcgctgcggaagagtacaccagcggactagaaggaagcatgcggtgtttccgagggacgagaagccggagcggaagattgctcagggagcaagagatgcagctagcgagaaggtcgacacggggtgtgaccgagggatgaagtgctgcggatgagtacgctagcggatgagaaggaagcatgcgatgattccgagggatgagaagccggagcggaagccttctcgagaaggccgaaattgggttcgggtgagccttatttcggttggctgaaatcacccaagtgagtggagccggagcagaagacctggaccgaggcgagcagcaccagaGCAGAGGATCccgaccaaaagtcaactttgttgaatTTACTGGTCCGAGAGTCCGGAAccgttccgagcgcccggaccattccaggcgcctagaccagtccgggcgcccagaggcattccgagcgcccggaatcaaGTTTTGACCAAGATCACGTCAAAcacgatccgttgcgaaggggataaaagtttatcccctctcaggcgcctggaacccttccaggcgccccgactaaggctataaatacagccttggtccagaagcttttaatcaactcaagcaattaaCATTTCCAATACTTGTACgctttctttagagtttagcttctattcTTCTAGgcgtcattgttgtaagaggcttctccgcctgaaggagatactagtgtgacatatttcttggattaacaacctcctcgattGTAACCATGTTAAATCCGGTGTCTCttctttttgatatttttctatttatttattttagcatGTCTTTTTGAAAAGTAAGGGTTTTTTGTAGGACAATTCACCTCTTCTGGGACGAAGGAACTATAACTACTGCCTTAGGAAATCAGGAACACTATGGACAGGTTAGAGGTGTGAGAGGATGTGTAAAACCCCAACCCTACTTTAAAACTCTAAGAAAGAATAGGGAATCGGTCCCAAAGGGTTCAAATGGCAACTTCAAAGAACATGAGGAGGAGAATAAGAACTTGAAGGCTGAAGTAGAGAAATTGAAGGTTCAACTTGCTCAGGTCATTAATGATCAAACTTGTGAGGCTGTGATATCAAACAAGTCCTTAAACATGAGTGACCAAAAATGGAGAGATGATGTGTGTTGGATCGAGTCGCATgtgagagggagggtgaataacgtgattttcaaaaattctctttTCGTCGTTTTAAAATCAGAGTGCAAGCATAGCgaaaaagaaaaaacatgaaaagtaGGCACAAGAGGAACACAAGCGGTTTACTTAgctcggagccttcggcgactcctacttcaagaattaggtcccgcggacctatcgatagaCAATTCACTATAAACCTCTTCCAGTACCTCCAGGAGAGGGAATTGAAGTACAAGtaaagttagaacaagtgcaatACCCTGCACTTATCCTTTTGTAGCATTTaattacataaaaaaaattactgaCACTTTAGAGATTGAAGTGGGAGCGCTCATGTTGATGCTGGTCTGCCAGCCACGATCAGAAGTCCTCAGAGGAGTCATCGGGCGCAGCAGCTTTGCAGTGGAGTCGTAGTAGAAGCTTGGAGCAGTCGGAAGTTCAATCGAATGCACGGTAGCTTGTATAGGAGTTGTTgaagaagctttgggcaagaagacttaaatagagcatggaaggcgcctccaatgaggcaagtttGATCCCGAACAGCCCGAGACTTATCCGTTACGACGCCAAAATTTTATCCTGTGAAAGGAGCCTTCTATAGGCACGGAAGGtgtcttctatgaacagtacgaaggtgccttcactacttgaaggcgcctccagacaCTGTTAATTTGAAGgcaattttcttcttttgcccTGTAAAATAATGTTAGTTCAAAATACCCTATAAAATAAGTATTAGGGCAATTTAATAATACTACAGAGTAGTAATTAGCTTCTGTCCTTCCAAGACCAGGAAATAGTCAAGGTTTTAGTTTAGGGatctcaaatggacctaaactagactgACGTCTACTGTCCCTTCAACTGGGATGCGTCCTAACtcggtcactctcctctagtgacttaccttaacttactagtttgttagacatccggtcaacctgttGGCCTATCtgaactttgtgccagctatctggaATGCcagttgacctagttggacttcgtactagctatccagtcggcccgtcgacctagttagatttcgtatcaactatccgatcggcccgttgacctaactggatttcctgcacactcaatcaagtggttagattatgatggaatctaacttaacttacttgtcattcatcaaaatctgggttagacCCTTAGTGTGAaccacactaacaatctcccccttttgatgcaatgacaacctggattaagttagggaaaaaatgTAAGTATAAATAGACACATGATTTGGTTTAAGTTATTCGAATTTCGATTTGTTTCAATTAAATCCTTTAACCCTCTTccttttggcattcatcaaaaaacatgaatagatagaaaaaaaattattaggaaAAGTAAGGGAACATTTTTTGACAATATATCTCAGGACTACTTTGAGGGAGGAAAAAATGTataaccaaattttttttttcaaaaatatttgacaaCATATATGTTCAAGGATAGTTTTGAAATCACTTAGTGTTTTTgaaaaaatgataaagaaaattgttagctagagccctagagccaatcatttgatgattgtattttggacttattgtatcatattctatataaataaaggcatttggattttggttattatacttacttgtattggtgctaaataaactaagtataataatgtccttgagtagatagttctcacctatatcaatcggttagttgaaccgatagtgagatgatatagggaacactactctaaatcattcctagtcgagtattaacattcagggacaatgttaatgcaataagactagcatgtaggtcaactcgatgacttgatctcacaagtcatggatatggagatatcaagttgacacatgggtatgcattggagaatatatattgaatgacccgccatgagaaagtatcatggatcgttatatgagggtcatatactttctaatgtggctattagtatgactattagtccttagacctgaagtcaccatggatccctacataaggagttatgtactttggtttcgtcaaacgtcacccgtaactgggtggactataaaggcgattactgggtatataacgaattatgtagagggatgtgagtgatgtagatgggatctatccctcccatatgacgggagcgacatcggtattcttaatagagtgagaccactaagtgcatggctatgcccaaatgagtcaacattagatattgagctcatttgatcgagtgagtctacttggagttcaagatttagattgattagagaatgacatggtctatgcctcatattgatcaatctagatgtctaggatagaaggacaatgtcacatattgtgaggagtcacaattagtagtcacaaggtgatgttggatctcaacattcttgtaacttgggtagcaatgatgtattgctagatgtcgctcattgcttatgtttctaaaggagtttagaaacattgccaacgttaaaagaacctattgggtcacacacaaagaataagtggatggagattaggttcatatgatgaaccaattggattaggttcatatgatgcaccaaagattggattcaaattagacttattgagttagactcaattagattcaattgttgaatgagtctaatttaaatttgattcattgagtcaatttatattaatgaattgagattcattaaattgaaattgacttgaatcaaatgttggatttaactcaacaaagaagaaattggtcaattttgacttgaccaaatggaagttgaaacatcaagtttgacttgatgcattgtcacatcatgtaggttgactcatcctacatggcatgacacatccttgccacatcatcaccacctcataatggtgtgccacctcatggaggttacacacccattccttttaatgtggccggccacattaaatgagggggttacatttgtgtggccggccacacacttgatgatgggtgaatgcaattgatttgcattcattctagcttcttcttccttggatgcttgcttctccttgctgttgctgtgacttccatggtgaggagagggtgtatgagttgtgttccaagagataaaagaaagtgaagagcacaaaggatgatactactagtgagtgtataagatttcctttttgtatcttcttcttttcttcctttccaatcccatccgagagctctagaaagtgatagcacacttggggctctcttctccatcctttgagtgtgagagacactccttgttcgtgtggatatcattagaggagtgtctacctTGACATTCTCGAGATTCGGCATACCGTTGGATAAGCGGGATTTGCGAgtgcacgcttcaagggtaaaattcttaacatgtagatctagaagtagatctaaagtttttgaaactcatacttgtatttcattcggtttttctttgcacggatctacggctttgggtgattcggggtttccgcgacgcgaaaagcggttttcgcagcccgaaaaacccaacagtggtatcagagccacgtgcaaggcttgtacgagtttaatttttggttttatgaaaactaaagcttctgtgattttctgtaaaatttagttttttatgtttttatgtcatgccccaaaggagtccctgtccgagaaaatttcgacagcatctcccctgtacggtggacaatctgaaacttttctacatcctcccatacctcagccacaggcggctggaataataacaataaataaaatcattcaccacgcagtttataatagtaacatcacaatactacactgactcaaaatccaccctactccactacactcgtaaaactcaaatccgacgaaacttacctcttctgccgtccaggcaggcatgtagtaaaaacatatcgaatagaacatccatcaatatcaaaagaaaaacatacgatgtccaagtatccaaataaccaagtacacaagtaagcaaataaaaaaaaacaaaaccaaatggtaaataaatcctcgaggtctgcagggatctagcactacgtgcagtgaggactagcgactggaactccctccggacaacatcaacctgaaaataacaacaatggag
This genomic stretch from Zingiber officinale cultivar Zhangliang chromosome 7A, Zo_v1.1, whole genome shotgun sequence harbors:
- the LOC121999374 gene encoding uncharacterized protein LOC121999374 encodes the protein MTSSSTASTLILAIILLLVAPLSPRNCASTGEGNALFFSFGGSGKNRSFATEFALYGDAEMNSSEVRVTRAANKSSGLMIYWKPVRFFSTKPGFSSSFSFSVSPGNGGGLALFLSPVSVPFEPVNGDWSRLSTSVVAVKFMTTASLVEVDVGGELLTKSSNLSDDGLLLILSRGEKLHSWIDYDGESKRIEVRLCQDKDSKEAAPSISHSIDLSYMLWREASSVIYGDTDSVMVQFGVPSVEEAMKLGREASEYITRTFIKVSEG